ATGACAGGATTTTGAGGATTACTATCTACATCAGCTACTGGTGCCATATTCATGTTAAAACCTAACTCTTTCATGCGACTCCCTAATTGTTGACCCGTTCCCTGTATAAAGCCTATCTCTTTTTCTTGTCCCAAATATCGATTAGCAGGCAGTGTCGGAAAGTCCATATTTTTCCCAGTGAGTCGTGAGACGCGACCCCCTTCTTCATCAACAGCTATAAACATTGGAATTTTTGCCGATAATTGCAAATCTTGGATAAAAATCTTTACCTGCTCTTCTTCTTCAATATTTTCAGAAAACAAAATAACGCCACCCGGTTTTATGGTGGTTATTATCTTTTCAAGTTCTTTATTCATATGCGTAACAGGTCTTCTTTCTGAGTCATTTCTAAAGGCTAACATCAGCACCTGCCCAGCTTTTTCTTCCAAAGTCATACTTTCTACTATTCCCTCTTTTGTTTCCTGTATTTCTTGATAATGTTCATTATATTCGTCTTTTTTTTCTTCTACCGATGCTTTCGGAAGATCCGTTTCCGTTTTTTGATGATCCTTTTCTTCGTTCGAATCCAGCGTATTTTTACTACACCCTGATAAGAATATAAGTAACAGCATACAACACAAAATGGATATGACATATCTGTTTTTTTTACGACCTCTTTTAATATTGATCATCTTTGGTTGTGTCAATAGATTACCCTCCCACCACAGTTGGATGACAAAACAGCCCCCTCAAAGCATAAGCTTATCAGGGACTGTAATTACTTTAGAACATTATGATATTACTTGACAAGAATCCGATGATAGGTTTTTTTGCCTTTTTTTATCATTAGTGACTTTTCGAGAAAAGAATTTTCTGTAATCCTATGATCGATATCTGTTATTTTTTCATCCTGAAGAGTGATGCCTCCTTGTTGCACCAGCCTTCTCCCTTCAGAACGTGATGATACAATCTTTGCTTCGACTAAAAGCGTCAAAATATCTTTTCCTTCTTTGAAATCGGCTATTTCATATTCTGTTGTGGGTACATTTTCTGCGAGTCTTCCAGAAAAAACGTTTTTGGCT
This genomic interval from Tindallia magadiensis contains the following:
- the nagZ gene encoding beta-N-acetylhexosaminidase — translated: MTQPKMINIKRGRKKNRYVISILCCMLLLIFLSGCSKNTLDSNEEKDHQKTETDLPKASVEEKKDEYNEHYQEIQETKEGIVESMTLEEKAGQVLMLAFRNDSERRPVTHMNKELEKIITTIKPGGVILFSENIEEEEQVKIFIQDLQLSAKIPMFIAVDEEGGRVSRLTGKNMDFPTLPANRYLGQEKEIGFIQGTGQQLGSRMKELGFNMNMAPVADVDSNPQNPVIGDRSFSSDPYKVGEMATAQALGMIETGVIPVLKHFPGHGDTSEDTHFQQVVLPHTKERMHNVELIPFQKGIAEDLPAIMTAHIMVPAYDEHYPATLSKEIIEGLLRQEMGFRGVVITDALDMAAITESWDSSQAAIKALDAGVDMLLMPPEPEKVHKEMIEAVREGRLKEERLDEAVLRILELKASFGLTSCPLQNDK